The Anopheles merus strain MAF chromosome 2L, AmerM5.1, whole genome shotgun sequence genome has a segment encoding these proteins:
- the LOC121591359 gene encoding mitochondrial sodium/calcium exchanger protein-like yields the protein MSLFQNSSDFQRSVRHATYVNFPRPDDCSYLHRLPANEQCEFVQATEACAESQFYFNYVGFLYCTIGSERDYLFQLGFVLLLCVCVYYFVVLGTTADQFFCPTLAAIAKTLNISEALAGVTILAFGNGSPDLFTAVANPDADTELMFSELLGSAAFVIGVIGGTVLLIQPFDFPPWGIQRDLAFFIAAIVWITLKAADERFSLLDSSVLIGMYLLFLALVIWEFIQTRQEEGSSISTRSSNHIRGQNPETNVPTNEGLLTDFCDHVNPLDPEEWNEGGWMTKTFCLLKAPFVLLLLLTIPIVDTTAERDGWTKLLNICHCLTLPLMVVFLNGVALIKIANVYIFLWVVLFTVPVMVVVFYTSRTDRCPTYHKSFTILSFLGCIQVIYIVAQEVVSVLETVGIVLKLSKSVLGLSLLAWGNSVGDLFSNVALARQGYGKMAFAACFGGPLLNLCLGLGLTFITKAFSVPNLVAEVRKGVMGENCEAYLFQILTTTWLCLLFTNFQGRRSVGLSMIVTYLMFLAFSFLGEFELIHPYGTDHHPDPNGNG from the exons ATGTCACTCTTCCAAAACAGTTCCGATTTTCAACGCTCTGTGAGGCACGCGACGTACGTGAACTTCCCGCGTCCT GATGATTGTTCCTATCTCCACCGATTGCCAGCGAACGAGCAGTGTGAGTTTGTACAGGCCACAGAAGCGTGCGCGGAAAGTCAATTCTACTTCAACTACGTCGGCTTTCTGTACTGTACTATCGGTTCGGAACGGGACTATCTGTTTCAGTTGGGATTTGTGCTACtgctttgtgtttgtgtttactACTTTGTTGTTTTAGGGACGACAGCTGATCAGTT CTTCTGTCCAACACTGGCCGCCATTGCCAAGACACTCAACATCAGTGAAGCGTTGGCTGGAGTCACGATCCTAGCGTTCGGCAATGGATCGCCGGATCTGTTCACTGCCGTCGCCAATCCAGACGCCGACACAGAGTTGATGTTTTCCGAGCTGCTCGGTTCGGCTGCCTTTGTGATAGGAGTGATTGGAGGAACTGTGCTGTTGATACAACCGTTTGACTTTCCTCCGTGGGGAATCCAAAGGGACTTGGCCTTTTTCATAGCTGCGATCGTTTGGATCACGCTGAAGGCAGCGGACGAACGGTTCAGCCTGTTGGACAGTTCAGTTTTGATTGGAATGTATCTGCTCTTTCTGGCGCTGGTTATATGGGAGTTTATCCAGACTAGACAGGAGGAAGGCTCAAGCATCTCCACAA GGTCAAGCAATCACATTCGCGGACAGAATCCTGAAACTAATGTTCCAACAAACGAAGGTCTTCTAACCGATTTCTGTGATCATGTGAACCCTCTTGATCCTGAAGAGTGGAATGAAGGAGGATGGATGACGAAAACGTTTTGTCTCCTAAAGGCACCCTTCGTTTTACTACTTCTTCTCACCATTCCAATCGTCGACACTACCGCCGAACGTGATGGATGGACTAAGCTACTCAACATCTGTCACTGCCTAACACTGCCGTTAATGGTTGTGTTCTTAAATGGCG TTGCGCTTATAAAGATAGCGAATGTGTACATCTTCCTTTGGGTAGTCTTGTTCACTGTCCCCGTAATGGTTGTCGTGTTCTACACATCACGAACTGATCGATGCCCTACCTATCACAAGTCCTTCACGATTCTGAGCTTTCTGGGATGCATACAGGTCATCTACATTGTGGCCCAGGAGGTGGTGAGTGTGCTCGAGACGGTGGGCATTGTGTTGAAGCTCTCAAAGTCTGTGCTGGGGCTTTCACTGCTCGCCTGGGGCAACAGTGTTGGAGATCTGTTTTCGAATGTTGCCCTAGCACGCCAGGGCTATGGTAAAATGGCCTTTGCTGCCTGCTTTGGAGGCCCACTGCTCA ATCTTTGCCTTGGATTGGGTCTCACCTTCATCACAAAAGCATTCAGTGTTCCGAATCTTGTCGCAGAA GTACGCAAAGGTGTTATGGGCGAGAACTGCGAAGCGTATCTGTTTCAAATCCTCACCACCACCTGGCTGTGCCTGCTGTTTACCAACTTTCAGGGCCGAAGAAGCGTTGGTCTCTCGATGATAGTGACGTATCTGATGTTTTTGGCCTTTTCTTTCTTGGGTGAGTTTGAGCTCATCCATCCCTACGGCACGGACCATCATCCTGATCCGAACGGTAATGGCTAA
- the LOC121591360 gene encoding troponin C, whose translation MDDLTPEQIAILQKAFNSFDREKTGSISSDMVAEILRLMGQPFNSKILEEMIEEVDEDKSGQIEFAEFVTLAAKFIVEEDEEALQKELREAFRLYDKEGNGFIPTTCLREILRELDDQLTDDDLDMMIEEIDSDGSGTVDFDEFMEMMTG comes from the exons ATG GATGATCTCACCCCAGAGCAGATTGCGA TCCTGCAGAAGGCGTTCAACAGCTTCGATCGCGAGAAGACGGGCAGCATTTCGTCCGACATGGTGGCGGAAATCCTGCGCCTGATGGGACAGCCCTTCAACAGCAAGATCCTCGAGGAGATGATCGAGGAGGTGGACGAGGACA AGTCGGGCCAGATCGAGTTCGCCGAGTTCGTGACCCTTGCCGCCAAGTTCATcgtggaggaggacgaggaggcgCTGCAGAAGGAGCTGCGTGAAGCGTTCCGCCTGTACGACAAGGAGGGCAACGGGTTCATCCCGACCACCTGCCTGCGGGAGATCCTGCGCGAGCTGGACGATCAGCTCACGGACGACGATCTCGACATGATGATCGAGGAGATCGATTCCGACGGTTCCGGCACGGTTGACTTTGATG AGTTTATGGAGATGATGACTGGTTAA